One window of Camelina sativa cultivar DH55 chromosome 4, Cs, whole genome shotgun sequence genomic DNA carries:
- the LOC104780276 gene encoding uncharacterized protein LOC104780276 — protein sequence MSKPILLVFLLVILIVTSQFEWRQPLVELDTATSLSQKQQQISDREEAVKEKIIISQERHIQRLNELVRSLQLQLLRCKGENETQNATKSYHVNTKFIEVERKQILEG from the exons ATGTCGAAGCCAATCTTGCTTGTGTTTCTGCTAGTTATACTTATAGTCACCTCTCAGTTTGAATGGAGACAACCACTTGTTGAGTTAGATACAGCCACCAGCTTGTCTCAGAAACAGCAGCAAATTTCAGATAGGGAAGAAGCTGTTAAAGAGAAG ATCATCATATCACAAGAGAGACATATCCAGAGGCTAAATGAGCTTGTGAGGAGTCTTCAGTTGCAGCTGCTGCGGTGCAAGGGAGAGAATGAGACCCAAAATGCCACCAAAAGCTATCATGTAAACACAAAATTCATCGAGGTCGAAAGGAAACAAATCCTGGAAGGCTAA